Proteins encoded in a region of the Isosphaeraceae bacterium EP7 genome:
- a CDS encoding DNA double-strand break repair nuclease NurA, producing MGFSSKNGRPYEFASKTSHTHVINDAEVKAFLAGCDLPRPGEDVHVPGDRCVRVPPLATNPIKHIIAVDGGYSEVAVQKKFPSATVCFFQFGVLKFAVNDLEAIGLQPFIEPDDIAKLKRIERLKLVIPVRNVTTKGDATLTQSVRRSVYDFYAKNPSDDRLIETLKWLVFQEYGEKRSVWPLASCPGCGARQVPLERSKMRKDHTFDCPECAGKLYLTDVLRLHEAIDDELGAGGMLAYLMTATEQMLLVHLIRIILRTKPSLLSQIMLIKDGPLAYFGQTANLHEPMRELIRHLLKKHNIYMVGLEKSGGFVEHADEIAERLEPGTALLLDDEYIYRYIIPGKADPKEPYGRSTYYSHKVIFKTETGQLHVVSIPTTEANWKLAPAAYPNLSLLLQNVAKLKCDMYDNALMPIALVNKLVSLADHPSSRILEQFAIESMGL from the coding sequence ATGGGATTCTCGAGCAAGAACGGGCGCCCTTACGAGTTCGCCAGCAAGACGTCGCACACCCACGTGATCAACGACGCCGAGGTCAAGGCGTTCCTGGCCGGTTGCGACCTGCCGAGGCCCGGCGAGGACGTGCACGTCCCCGGCGATCGCTGCGTCCGGGTTCCCCCGCTGGCGACGAACCCGATCAAGCACATCATCGCGGTGGACGGCGGCTACTCCGAGGTTGCCGTCCAGAAGAAATTCCCGTCCGCCACGGTCTGCTTCTTCCAGTTCGGCGTGCTCAAGTTCGCGGTCAACGACCTCGAGGCGATCGGGCTGCAGCCGTTCATCGAGCCGGACGACATCGCCAAGTTGAAGCGGATCGAGCGGCTGAAGCTGGTCATCCCGGTGCGGAACGTGACGACGAAGGGCGACGCCACACTCACCCAATCCGTCCGCCGGTCGGTCTACGACTTCTACGCGAAGAACCCGTCGGATGACCGCCTGATCGAGACCCTCAAGTGGCTCGTCTTCCAGGAATACGGCGAGAAGCGATCCGTGTGGCCGTTGGCCAGCTGCCCGGGCTGCGGGGCCAGGCAGGTGCCGCTCGAGCGATCGAAGATGAGGAAGGACCACACCTTCGACTGCCCCGAGTGTGCGGGGAAGCTCTACCTGACGGACGTCCTCCGCCTCCACGAGGCGATCGACGACGAGCTCGGCGCCGGTGGGATGCTGGCTTACCTGATGACCGCCACCGAGCAGATGCTCCTCGTCCACCTCATCCGCATCATACTGCGGACGAAGCCGTCACTCCTGTCTCAGATCATGCTGATCAAGGATGGCCCGCTCGCCTACTTCGGGCAGACCGCCAACCTGCACGAGCCGATGAGGGAGTTGATTCGGCACCTGCTCAAAAAGCACAACATCTACATGGTAGGTCTGGAGAAGAGCGGGGGCTTCGTCGAGCACGCCGACGAGATTGCCGAGAGGCTGGAGCCCGGGACTGCCCTTCTACTCGACGACGAATATATCTACCGCTACATCATCCCCGGCAAGGCCGACCCAAAAGAGCCCTACGGCCGGAGCACGTACTACAGCCACAAGGTGATCTTCAAAACGGAGACTGGGCAGCTCCACGTCGTCTCGATCCCGACCACCGAGGCGAACTGGAAGCTGGCGCCCGCGGCCTATCCGAACTTATCCCTACTGCTCCAGAACGTCGCCAAGCTGAAGTGCGACATGTACGACAACGCGCTGATGCCGATCGCGCTCGTGAACAAGCTGGTCTCACTGGCCGACCACCCGAGCAGCCGGATCCTCGAGCAGTTTGCCATCGAGTCGATGGGGCTCTAG
- a CDS encoding DUF87 domain-containing protein, whose amino-acid sequence MSVALTDEIAKIASIDLFRRSTKGDFETGIFVGRPFSVDYDRAYLLVADAWKARAQGIPQGTFLLAYYENEDSVSETLLLRALRPSKLPTDGDVISSMVEYYKDNLRTAGKQTNLDSFTRYEFSFSGLECRVLGTFYRDGDGKTHFGADVENFYSAHNYSVVKPNRDVLEAIVNFREGDIVGKPTDIRLGKVRYSSTRRFQAACEDVPVFVSPRDFLGKRTALFGMTRTGKSNTVKKIIQATVLMSEQAGSVLAKAAVKGGGENLDPFSEDGVPEYPVGQIIFDINGEYANPNTQDEGTAIYEIYEKVVTRYSVLDKPGFKVLKVNFYQDTLSGFELVRSHLATVAADYSKSFNSADLAEPEDKSDHSAMTRWARKTAAYQCCLYRAGFKAPANFRVKFQGNADVNKLVRDDGSLDPSKGLSLEDATTWFSAVWDNYEAPFFADYKRKKGHEWADEDLKAMMIFLTRKKVPGGSPTISGYLKLRDLVGLHTETVGKPFEEEIIEELRKGRIIIVDLSQGDPEIQRLYSERICRQIFANAMGRFIKNLPNNFVQFYFEEAHNLFPRKEDKDLSQIYNRIAKEGAKLNLGLIYATQEVSSIGGNILKNTQNWFIAHLNNDDETREIRKYYDFGDFTDSLVRFSASDDKGFVRMKTYSNPFVVPVQIDRFSSGKGEG is encoded by the coding sequence ATGAGCGTGGCGCTGACCGACGAGATCGCCAAGATTGCATCCATTGACCTGTTCAGACGCTCCACGAAGGGGGACTTCGAGACAGGGATCTTCGTGGGTCGCCCCTTCTCCGTCGACTACGACCGAGCCTACCTGCTGGTGGCCGACGCGTGGAAGGCCCGCGCCCAGGGGATCCCCCAGGGGACGTTCCTGCTCGCCTACTACGAGAACGAAGACTCGGTTTCGGAGACCTTGCTCCTGCGAGCCCTGCGGCCCTCGAAACTGCCGACCGACGGCGACGTCATCAGCTCGATGGTCGAGTATTACAAGGACAACCTGAGGACCGCGGGGAAGCAGACGAACCTCGACAGCTTCACCAGGTACGAATTCAGCTTCTCCGGCCTGGAATGCAGGGTCCTGGGGACGTTCTATCGGGACGGCGACGGCAAGACCCACTTCGGTGCCGACGTCGAGAACTTCTACAGCGCCCACAACTACAGCGTGGTGAAGCCGAACCGGGACGTGCTCGAGGCGATCGTCAACTTCAGGGAGGGCGACATCGTCGGGAAGCCGACCGACATTCGCCTGGGGAAGGTCCGCTACTCCTCCACCCGCCGATTCCAGGCGGCCTGCGAGGACGTCCCCGTCTTCGTGAGCCCCCGCGACTTCCTGGGCAAGCGCACGGCCCTGTTCGGCATGACACGGACCGGCAAGTCGAACACCGTCAAGAAGATCATCCAGGCGACGGTCCTCATGAGCGAGCAGGCCGGTTCCGTGTTGGCGAAGGCGGCCGTCAAAGGAGGGGGCGAGAATCTGGACCCGTTCTCGGAGGACGGCGTGCCCGAATACCCGGTGGGCCAGATCATCTTCGACATCAACGGCGAGTACGCCAACCCGAACACGCAGGACGAAGGCACGGCGATCTACGAGATCTATGAGAAGGTCGTCACGCGATACAGCGTCCTCGACAAGCCCGGCTTCAAGGTGCTCAAGGTCAACTTCTACCAGGACACCCTTTCCGGGTTCGAGCTCGTGCGGAGCCACCTCGCGACGGTGGCGGCCGATTACTCCAAGAGCTTCAATTCGGCCGACCTGGCGGAGCCCGAGGACAAATCGGACCACTCGGCCATGACCCGGTGGGCGAGGAAAACGGCCGCCTACCAATGCTGCCTCTATCGAGCGGGCTTCAAGGCGCCGGCGAACTTCCGTGTGAAATTCCAGGGGAACGCGGACGTCAACAAGCTGGTGCGCGACGACGGGAGCCTCGATCCGAGCAAGGGCCTGTCGCTCGAGGACGCCACCACTTGGTTCAGCGCCGTCTGGGACAATTACGAGGCCCCGTTCTTCGCCGACTACAAACGGAAGAAGGGTCACGAGTGGGCCGACGAAGACCTCAAGGCGATGATGATCTTCCTCACCCGCAAGAAGGTGCCAGGCGGAAGCCCAACGATCTCGGGCTACCTGAAGCTCAGGGATCTGGTCGGGCTCCACACTGAGACGGTCGGGAAGCCCTTCGAAGAAGAGATCATCGAGGAACTCAGGAAGGGCCGCATCATCATTGTGGACCTTTCCCAGGGCGACCCGGAGATTCAGCGCCTCTATTCCGAGCGGATCTGCCGCCAGATCTTCGCGAATGCGATGGGGCGATTCATCAAGAACCTCCCGAACAACTTCGTTCAGTTCTACTTCGAGGAGGCCCACAACCTCTTCCCGCGGAAGGAGGACAAGGACCTGAGCCAGATCTACAACCGGATCGCGAAGGAGGGCGCGAAGCTGAACCTGGGCCTGATCTACGCCACCCAGGAGGTGAGTTCGATCGGGGGCAACATCCTCAAGAACACCCAGAACTGGTTCATCGCCCACCTCAACAACGACGACGAGACCCGGGAGATCAGGAAGTACTACGACTTCGGCGACTTCACGGACTCGCTGGTGAGGTTCAGCGCCAGCGACGACAAGGGCTTCGTCCGCATGAAGACCTATTCCAACCCGTTCGTTGTCCCGGTCCAGATCGACCGGTTCTCCTCGGGCAAGGGAGAGGGTTGA
- a CDS encoding DNA-protecting protein DprA — protein sequence MSKLDHSCRTAEGVLTLLGLPGVGPRTASVLAHEFETLDDIARHASAQDGVSTRAEQAVRDKKNWAAAADKARRTIEKAAELGVQIVTNFDDAFPPLLRALPDGPLVLYVKGHLRNDLRNVACIGTREPSEFGVEVTRRLVAILVNDGWGIVSGLAKGIDAHSHRAALDSVGYTVAVLANGLDKVYPSENRRLADEIVERGGALISEQSFGVPATPPNLVQRDRLQSGMSIATVVMQTDLKGGSMHTVRFTLSQGRLLVAPVPRGRHAEEEKSRGILALTEHTGAALADMLKVSGDYRDILVRRFAKVAPAFAVRSRRDYPSLLEELSIRLASAGGLERLTPQKLRFAGPAE from the coding sequence GTGTCGAAGCTCGACCACTCATGCCGAACAGCCGAAGGGGTGCTGACGCTCCTCGGACTCCCCGGCGTGGGGCCAAGAACGGCGTCCGTCCTGGCCCACGAGTTCGAAACCCTCGACGATATCGCGAGGCACGCCTCGGCACAGGACGGCGTCTCCACGCGCGCGGAGCAGGCTGTCCGCGACAAGAAGAACTGGGCCGCGGCCGCCGATAAAGCTCGCCGGACGATCGAAAAGGCCGCCGAGCTCGGGGTGCAGATCGTCACCAATTTCGACGACGCCTTCCCGCCTCTCCTCCGTGCTCTTCCGGATGGCCCGCTAGTCCTTTATGTGAAGGGGCATCTCAGGAACGACCTCCGCAACGTCGCCTGCATCGGCACTCGCGAGCCGTCGGAATTCGGAGTCGAGGTCACGCGTCGCCTCGTCGCGATCCTCGTCAACGACGGTTGGGGGATCGTGAGCGGGCTAGCCAAAGGGATTGACGCTCACTCCCATCGCGCGGCGCTTGATAGCGTCGGCTACACCGTCGCCGTCCTCGCTAACGGGCTCGACAAGGTCTACCCGAGCGAGAATCGTCGCCTGGCGGACGAGATCGTCGAGCGAGGCGGGGCTCTCATCAGCGAGCAATCGTTCGGCGTTCCGGCGACTCCGCCCAACTTGGTGCAACGCGACCGGCTCCAGAGCGGCATGTCGATCGCCACAGTGGTCATGCAGACCGACCTGAAAGGTGGATCGATGCACACCGTTCGCTTCACGCTCTCCCAGGGCCGTCTGCTCGTCGCCCCGGTTCCCCGTGGCCGCCACGCCGAGGAGGAGAAGAGCCGGGGAATCCTCGCGCTTACAGAGCATACCGGAGCGGCCTTGGCCGACATGTTGAAGGTCAGTGGCGACTATCGGGACATCCTCGTCAGGCGTTTCGCGAAGGTCGCACCGGCCTTCGCAGTCCGCAGCCGCCGAGACTACCCGAGCCTCCTTGAGGAGCTGAGCATTCGCCTGGCTTCGGCCGGAGGTCTCGAGCGATTGACCCCTCAGAAGCTGCGGTTCGCCGGGCCGGCCGAATAG
- a CDS encoding HAD-IA family hydrolase yields MTLVDSSRVEADRKAGNWERVFRRLGEVQTFPSTAGPAAETIPAALRARGKKVAVVTSSLRGYATKVLERFAIEHDVLVAYQDTEAHKPSPEPFNYAIQQLGVAPGECLCVGDDPGDSQAAYHARIPSVGALWGFASNLADPKLRDFWKSSPERAIMHPGVLLHPKLLGGCRYIGEADLDGLLCHQQDGFRLYWDDSTTGDRCECLGRYFSGSDPRSFGSRWSQRILAAKENHEVGLAFAPAIARFLNSYPWKPDVIVPVPPKPGLASRFGPLLGALEPMLATPASSVLDGLTCLAEIPDYKILNYTTREHAIQGTIGTNRDWAGRKVALLDDVLTSGSSARECARVLRQAGAAEVRIVALGFAQDVFFRKECPRCGRSMKRRVRGRDGAPFWGCSGYRSRDCDKTVPWDPKDPL; encoded by the coding sequence ATGACTTTGGTCGATTCATCTCGGGTGGAGGCCGACCGCAAAGCTGGTAACTGGGAGCGGGTGTTCCGCCGACTGGGAGAAGTGCAAACATTCCCATCAACGGCGGGACCAGCGGCGGAGACCATTCCAGCCGCTCTCCGCGCGCGGGGTAAGAAGGTGGCTGTAGTCACCTCCTCCCTGAGAGGGTATGCGACCAAGGTGCTCGAGCGTTTCGCCATCGAGCACGACGTCCTGGTCGCATATCAGGACACGGAGGCCCACAAGCCGAGCCCCGAGCCGTTCAACTACGCAATCCAGCAGCTCGGCGTTGCCCCCGGCGAATGCCTGTGCGTGGGAGACGATCCGGGCGATTCGCAGGCGGCCTATCACGCCCGAATCCCCTCGGTCGGCGCACTCTGGGGTTTTGCCTCGAACCTCGCCGACCCGAAGCTGAGGGATTTCTGGAAGTCTTCCCCCGAACGCGCCATCATGCACCCTGGAGTGTTACTACACCCCAAGTTGCTCGGCGGGTGTCGATATATCGGCGAGGCCGATCTCGACGGCCTCCTCTGTCACCAGCAGGATGGGTTCCGTCTCTATTGGGACGATTCCACGACGGGCGACCGATGCGAATGCCTCGGTCGCTACTTCTCCGGGAGCGACCCGAGGAGTTTCGGCTCCCGATGGAGCCAGCGAATCCTCGCGGCTAAGGAGAACCACGAGGTGGGGTTGGCTTTCGCGCCGGCAATCGCGCGATTCCTCAACAGCTACCCTTGGAAGCCCGACGTGATCGTGCCCGTCCCGCCCAAACCTGGCCTCGCGAGCCGTTTCGGGCCACTGTTGGGTGCCCTGGAGCCCATGCTGGCGACGCCCGCCAGCTCCGTCCTCGACGGCCTCACCTGCCTCGCCGAGATCCCGGACTACAAGATTCTCAACTACACCACCCGCGAGCATGCGATCCAAGGCACGATCGGGACCAACCGGGATTGGGCCGGTCGGAAAGTCGCACTCCTCGACGACGTGCTTACCTCCGGATCGTCCGCCCGGGAATGTGCCAGAGTCCTACGGCAAGCGGGCGCGGCCGAGGTCAGGATCGTGGCGCTCGGGTTCGCCCAGGACGTCTTCTTCCGGAAGGAATGCCCCAGGTGCGGACGGTCTATGAAACGCAGAGTCAGAGGCCGTGACGGTGCGCCATTTTGGGGATGTTCCGGATATCGAAGCCGCGACTGCGATAAAACCGTCCCCTGGGACCCTAAAGATCCCCTCTAA
- a CDS encoding YjzC family protein yields the protein MPAKPMKPGQTAPRSGQYGVVGPRGGDTGREVTVVRGEPLPPTPRPGMGYVMNDPTRNKAGRGE from the coding sequence GTGCCCGCCAAACCCATGAAGCCCGGTCAGACCGCCCCGCGATCCGGTCAGTACGGGGTCGTCGGCCCTCGCGGCGGCGACACCGGCCGCGAAGTCACGGTCGTCCGCGGCGAGCCGCTGCCCCCGACTCCCAGGCCGGGGATGGGATACGTGATGAACGACCCCACCCGCAACAAGGCAGGCCGCGGCGAGTGA
- a CDS encoding ImmA/IrrE family metallo-endopeptidase, translated as MAGSKPMDDRAIEAYAASILKAHGLYKLPVDPFEIAKNERIRLAPGIFGGRFDARLEFHRKKGRFLLLYADKRTGRTEGRIHFTIGHELGHYYLEEHKEYLLSGLWHGSHTGFVSDNRLEREADRFSAGLLMPADLFRTAVARFRQRVCTLRDLITLSERLGTSITATVRRYCELDIEASSVVLAREGVVLFHVASYDMQSLGYRFVRHRSRVPQTSKTARLLVEGSDEFSEGKIEADVWYENRRGTLWEEAQRLGNTGLTLTYMVHDSDH; from the coding sequence ATGGCCGGCTCAAAGCCGATGGACGACCGGGCGATCGAGGCTTATGCCGCGTCCATCCTAAAGGCTCACGGCCTTTATAAGCTCCCGGTCGATCCGTTCGAGATCGCCAAGAACGAGCGCATCCGCCTCGCTCCGGGGATATTCGGGGGGCGATTCGACGCCAGGCTCGAATTCCACCGCAAGAAGGGGAGGTTCCTGCTCCTCTACGCGGATAAACGAACTGGACGGACCGAAGGCCGTATTCACTTCACCATCGGCCACGAGCTCGGCCACTACTATCTCGAAGAGCACAAAGAGTATCTCCTGAGCGGCCTTTGGCACGGCTCTCACACCGGATTCGTCAGCGACAACAGGCTGGAGAGGGAGGCCGATCGCTTCTCCGCCGGGTTGTTGATGCCCGCGGATCTATTTAGGACGGCGGTAGCACGCTTCAGGCAGAGGGTGTGTACGCTCAGGGATCTGATCACTCTCTCCGAACGGCTCGGCACGTCGATCACTGCGACCGTCCGCCGCTACTGCGAACTGGACATCGAGGCTAGCAGCGTGGTCCTCGCGAGGGAGGGCGTGGTGCTATTTCACGTCGCGTCCTACGACATGCAAAGCCTCGGCTACAGGTTCGTTCGCCATCGCTCACGCGTGCCGCAGACGTCGAAGACGGCCCGCCTACTTGTGGAAGGCTCGGACGAATTCTCTGAAGGCAAGATAGAAGCGGATGTCTGGTACGAGAATCGGCGCGGCACCCTTTGGGAGGAGGCGCAACGGCTCGGGAACACGGGGCTGACGCTAACCTATATGGTTCACGATTCAGACCACTAA
- a CDS encoding sigma-70 family RNA polymerase sigma factor, translating into MNETSDFDETEIAVLLIGGKTDRDEGLRKLDEAYRMRVCACLRSHFPGMRPQDVAECYSDVLIHFMRILDAPASSTQSTSFNPDEPILPFLLTIARRRGVDWLRRARRHDEFIQYVGSSLGGTEAGVCWKGLEAVVRGEIRDEVRMAIAKLPSKERLVWSVFFEALEATGDRPSEQDLCELVRKKDGPNHTFISVKRALSNGRVSLRRHLETRGYQASEIFGDAS; encoded by the coding sequence TTGAACGAGACCAGCGACTTCGATGAAACCGAGATCGCCGTCCTGCTAATCGGGGGTAAGACCGATCGCGACGAGGGTTTGCGCAAACTGGATGAAGCATACCGAATGCGGGTGTGCGCCTGCCTCCGCTCCCACTTCCCCGGGATGCGGCCCCAGGACGTGGCCGAATGCTACTCGGACGTCCTCATCCACTTCATGCGGATCCTCGATGCGCCCGCCTCTTCTACCCAATCTACGTCGTTCAATCCTGACGAACCGATTCTCCCATTTCTGCTCACGATCGCCCGCCGTCGCGGAGTCGACTGGCTTCGAAGGGCCAGGCGACATGACGAGTTTATTCAGTACGTCGGATCGTCGCTCGGCGGCACCGAGGCAGGCGTGTGCTGGAAGGGGCTCGAAGCGGTGGTGCGAGGCGAGATCCGCGACGAGGTTCGGATGGCAATCGCAAAATTGCCCTCCAAAGAGCGTCTTGTCTGGAGCGTTTTCTTCGAAGCGCTTGAGGCGACCGGTGATCGACCGAGCGAGCAGGACTTGTGCGAACTGGTCCGCAAGAAGGACGGACCGAACCACACCTTCATCTCGGTCAAGCGAGCGTTGAGCAACGGCCGGGTTTCGCTGCGGCGACACCTGGAAACGCGTGGATATCAGGCCAGCGAGATTTTTGGAGACGCGTCATGA
- a CDS encoding phage Gp37/Gp68 family protein, with protein MADKSKIEWTDATWNPVRGCTKISPGCTHCYAETFAERFRGVPGHPYEQGFDLRTVPHKLVEPLRWSRARMIFVNSMSDLFHKDVSDAYVGMVADLMRAANWHTYQVLTKRSERLAQMLRSDLAGAAQEPHIWWGVSVENRKHGLPRIDHLRDAPAVVRFLSIEPLLEDLGQIDLAGISWVIVGGESGHGARPMQPEWVRNIRDQCKDAGVSFFFKQWGGVHKSLTGRELDGQTYDAMPELSPNPIAPASVRAGHQRRLESQLAAAL; from the coding sequence ATGGCTGACAAGTCGAAAATCGAATGGACTGACGCAACCTGGAACCCGGTAAGAGGTTGCACCAAGATCAGCCCCGGATGCACCCACTGCTACGCCGAAACGTTCGCCGAGCGGTTCCGGGGGGTCCCCGGCCACCCTTACGAGCAAGGGTTCGACCTCCGAACCGTACCCCACAAGCTCGTCGAGCCGCTTCGCTGGTCGCGCGCGAGGATGATCTTCGTCAACTCGATGAGCGACCTGTTCCACAAGGACGTTTCGGACGCCTATGTCGGGATGGTCGCGGATCTCATGCGCGCCGCGAACTGGCACACCTATCAGGTCCTGACGAAGCGCTCCGAACGGCTGGCCCAGATGCTACGGTCCGACCTGGCCGGGGCTGCCCAAGAGCCCCACATCTGGTGGGGGGTGAGCGTCGAGAACCGGAAGCACGGGTTGCCGCGCATCGATCACCTCCGGGATGCGCCTGCCGTCGTGAGGTTCCTCTCGATCGAGCCCCTCCTCGAAGACCTGGGCCAGATTGACCTGGCGGGGATTTCCTGGGTGATCGTCGGCGGGGAGAGCGGTCACGGTGCGCGGCCGATGCAGCCCGAATGGGTGCGTAACATCCGCGATCAGTGCAAGGACGCTGGCGTCTCCTTCTTCTTCAAGCAGTGGGGCGGGGTCCACAAGAGCCTCACCGGGCGCGAACTCGACGGCCAGACCTACGACGCGATGCCCGAGCTGAGCCCGAACCCGATCGCGCCGGCCTCCGTCCGCGCGGGCCATCAGCGGAGACTCGAATCGCAACTCGCCGCCGCTCTCTGA
- the tcmP gene encoding three-Cys-motif partner protein TcmP: MIPSLQKFGDRSWTQDKLERVRKYLVAYSKIMSKRRYPYAYIDGFAGTGYHELEREENETESLFPELEEPAVEEFLDGSARIALQVEPRFHKYIFIEKSRKKSKELGKLREEFPERAADIVVEKAEANAYLQKLCLERSWSDRRAVLFIDPFGMQLTWETVAAIGTTKAIDTWILFPVSAVNRLLKKDGNIPPSWRRRLDTMFGEPAWFDVFFPEEKPGLFGSDMVVRRKIAGMDLIGKYFNQRLATAFAGVAPNPYTLRNSQGTPLFLLCFAAANPNAVAPAIKIAQDILKRDPATALLPLGD; this comes from the coding sequence TTGATTCCTTCGTTGCAGAAGTTCGGGGACCGAAGCTGGACCCAGGACAAGCTCGAACGCGTCCGGAAATATCTGGTCGCCTACAGCAAGATCATGTCGAAACGGCGGTATCCATACGCCTACATCGACGGGTTCGCCGGCACGGGTTACCACGAGCTTGAGCGCGAGGAAAACGAGACGGAAAGCCTCTTCCCAGAGTTGGAGGAGCCCGCGGTGGAGGAGTTCCTCGACGGCTCGGCGCGAATCGCCCTCCAGGTCGAGCCGCGATTTCACAAGTATATCTTCATCGAAAAGAGCCGGAAGAAGTCGAAGGAACTCGGGAAGCTTCGCGAAGAGTTTCCGGAGCGAGCGGCGGACATCGTCGTCGAGAAGGCGGAGGCGAACGCCTACCTCCAGAAGCTCTGCCTCGAGCGCTCCTGGTCAGACCGCAGGGCGGTGCTATTCATCGACCCGTTCGGGATGCAGCTCACCTGGGAGACGGTCGCCGCCATCGGGACGACGAAGGCCATCGACACCTGGATTCTCTTCCCGGTGAGCGCGGTGAACCGGCTCCTGAAAAAGGACGGTAACATCCCGCCCTCTTGGCGACGTCGGCTCGACACGATGTTTGGCGAGCCCGCGTGGTTCGACGTCTTCTTCCCGGAGGAGAAGCCGGGCCTGTTCGGGAGCGACATGGTGGTCCGCCGCAAGATCGCCGGCATGGACCTGATCGGGAAGTATTTCAATCAGCGACTCGCGACGGCTTTCGCCGGGGTCGCCCCGAATCCCTACACCCTGCGAAATAGCCAAGGCACGCCGCTGTTCCTCCTATGCTTCGCGGCGGCGAACCCGAACGCGGTAGCCCCGGCGATTAAGATTGCCCAGGACATTCTCAAGCGAGACCCGGCGACGGCGCTCCTTCCTTTGGGTGATTAG